CGAATGGTGGGCCTTAATACTTAAACTTACGATTATAAGCTTACATCAAGAACTCAAACCATCATTATCCCTAACTTTACGATAAGCAGATAGATAGATCTCATAACATTACATCATAATCATAATCATTAACATTAAACAATCATTAGCAATTATTAAACcctttttattgttaaatgaaattaatgtgtcaataaaattaatcctaaACTATCATAAAACCATCacaattctttctctctcatttattttcattcgtaagagaaattattattttttttaagaaaagaaaaaatatttcaatttgttttGTACATTGGATGTGTACTTTTTTGCAAGCTAAGCTAAAGGGACCCATAAATCATAATCAATCAAGACCCGAAAAAATACCCATGCACTACTAATTGAGTTAAGCATCACCATTGATTAATAGATAGTAATAAGATCAGACGGTGGAGGAGTACAcgagagaaaggaaggaagaataaaaagagagGAGCTGGATCCTCCAAGAAAACCTCACTGGAAGTGACTTAGTTTGCAACTCCCGAGGTCTCTGTCCCTCTCtttccctctctctctttttgtaATAGTAAGTGAGAAGTGGCACAGTGCGCACTAACCTCCACTGTCCAAGGAGATCACACAAACACGCACTAAACACAgtcttctctctcttttgatttgcttatttttatttctttcttttgttttctctttctcgATAGATTGCTTTCACTTTCTGTTGAACTGGGttctgcttctttttttttttttttgtaaattgtGAAAGCTACCTGAAAAAGTACTAGTCTTTTAACGAACCCATTAAGTGTATACGACGATGTTTTGTTAAGAAACGTGAAAACGACTGGgattttttcttcttgaatTTAAGTTGGGTTATTGAATCTAGTATAGGTTATGGATCCGCCTGTCTTAATGAATGATGGGTCTTACAACTTGGCGGAGATCTGGCCATTTCCGGTTAATGGGAATGGGAGAGGTCAGTTTGGGCAGAATTTAGGTGCTCAGTTTTTGGATTCTAATCGGGATGTTTCCGGTAATGATCTAATGATTTTGGACCGGAGAGGAGCTCGTGGCGGCGGCGGTGCAAAAAGACGCCATGATGTGGTGGAGGATGATTCGACAAAGGTTGTCTCTTCTAGCAATGGCAATGGCAATGGCAATGGCAATGCAGTGgtattagttataatttttattgacatTAGTAACTTGTTCTTTTGTGTTAGTGATTTATTcagttgaatttttttttttgttatctAACCATGAAGagataagataaagaaagagttGTCTTATTGCTACTgtctttataattttgaacTTTAGATGCTTTTGAGGTTGTCTTTTCAGCTGTCTATCTGTCTCTATTAAACCCAATTATTGATCTACATTtgcaataattttttattaatttgacttATAATTCAATTCATTTTCCTATCAAAAGTGGTTTTTCTTCCTATTTATGTAGAAAATGACCATGTAGAATGGTTAGCGTGTATTATCTGGGATAGGTCAAATTTAAACTTAACTCACTTCAGATTTTAGCGACTTCTTGAGGATTATTGTTATGatatataacatatttatattttctttgtattcTGAATTGGGCAGAATGATTCTGATGCAAAACGGCTAAAAACATCAGGAAATCTTGATGAGAATCATGATTCTAAAAGTGAAGCAGAACCCAGTTCAGGCAAGCATGTGGAACAAAATACTCAACCCCCAGAACTACCTAAACAAGATTACATACATGTACGAGCAAGAAGGGGTCAAGCTACTGATAGCCATAGTCTAGCAGAAAGAGTAATTATCTTTAGCCTCTTACACTTGACAGTTATTTGACATCGAGGAagagattatatatatacctacTGAGTAATAGTGACAGAGTTATTAAGGCAACCAATCATCAGACAGATGTGTTGTTATCTTAAATCCTAATCTATCATATGAATTTGAAGAATTTTTGTTTGTACAGGCcaggagagagaaaataagtGAAAGAATGAAGATTCTTCAGGATCTAGTCCCTGGTTGCAATAAGGTATGGTGtccaaattttcttaaaatgcACACCGAGTGTAGTTCTGAAGCACGTCCTGATGTTTACACTGTAATCTGATAAGAAATTTTGTGGAAGTGTAAATCTCCATtcagaaataaatttatagcTAAGGGCAGAGTATTTAGTCAATGATAAGGCACAAGCTTACTGCTTTACAAGATCATTCTTGAGATTTATCATCAGTTTCATTTTTAGCATGGTCTAAATTACTGTTTCTTGAGTTGGGTTTTCTGGTGCAGGTTATCGGCAAAGCACTGGTCCTTGATGAGATTATTAATTACATTCAATCATTACAGCGTCAGGTTGAGGTACGTGTCCTTATTTTCCATAATATATGAGTTTTCTAAATTGTTCTAGTGATTGCACGGATATGAATTCAATTTAAGTTCTATAAATTGCTGGAAATTGCAGTTTCTGTCCATGAAGCTTGAAGCTGTGAATACAAGAATGACCCCTGGGATTGAAGCATTTCCTTCTAAAGATGTAAGTCATAATTTTTTTGCTGCCATGGAACTTACCTTCATTCCTCTATCTAATTATATTCTTGGATTGTCCATAGGTTTTAGTTGTATTGTTATATTTCTTGGTGGGTTTTTACTATAGCTGAACTGTCTCGTGCGGTATATACATAATAATCCTCAAATTGTTAATCAACCTATCTTTAACATGGCCAGCCATTGTTTACTAGGAATTGTATCCTAAGGTAAAATGAAATTGGAAGCCAACAGTTTCCAAggttttactttattattggTGAGATTGGGTTATGAGGCATAGCAGATATGCTTTTTCTGGGATGAGGTGAATTCATGGACAGTGAGCCTTTAGTTGGTTGTTCATAcaattgttttatattatgGCTAATAGTTGTAAATGCTGATTCAATGGCATCATTTTGGTCAAAGATTGGGACAAGTTacattgtttgatttttttctactTTATCGCTATGATGCGCACTTAAGAATTGCTGTGAGCCCTCAATATGGTAGATGTGCTTAAGATTGACAGATTTGCTCTGTGAGTGCGCATTTTCCTGATGTAACTTCTAGTGGTTATTGTCCACAATAAAAAACGGGAAAAAAATATTGCGGACTTGTCTGGTTTCGTTCTTGATATGGAATAAacagaaagaaacaaaaaaaagatggCTGAATTCTGGGGTTGAACCCAAGTTAATAAATCACAAAAGAACCAAGAGATTTGATggtactttattttttctgccACATCATGATTCTTACTATAGTTCAACTTTTCATTTCAGTTCGGGCAACAAACATTTGATGCTGCTGGCATGGCATTTGGTTCGCAAGCCACAAGGGACTACAACCGGGGTACATCACCAGAATGGTTGCATATGCAGGTTGGAGGTGGTTTCGAAAGAACATCATGATGTGAAAAGGCGTCATCAATTAGTAATAAGAGCATCAAGTAGCAATGGTTCTTTATTTCTCCAGTGGCTATTAGAATATATACTCCACTATGTTCAATCACAGATAGAATATATTTGCATTTCAACATCGGACTTGGAGCTGTGTTAAAGACTGATTAAGTTACTATCTTAATATCTCCATTCATTTGTGTGTTGggaaatgatattttttacaGCATGTATCCCTTCGCTCGCAGGCTTCACACTCTTCTCTGTACTAGTACCTGAAAAGGTGAATAGGGCCTTTTAGAATGAAATATCATTCTTGTAAAAGAAAGTTGCTTAAAAACCTTCTAATGCTTACATCTTGTATAAACCTTCTTGTCAACATTGAGCCTGTTGGGAAGCTGAAGCTTGTTGAATAAAGTAAGCCTTGTAAGAGCTCTGTAACTTTTGAAAATTCCAAGTTGATAAATAATTGCTTATAtcctttattatatatttcctTCTTATTATTGCCAGTGGTGTAAAATCAACTTTTATGCGTTGAAATGTAGGCCCTGTAATCTCTTTTCCTATGCTTTCAAGTTTTATTctttacataaaaattaaaagcatgATTGTAGAGCTCCTTCGGGTGTCTTGAACTTCTTTTTACCTTCGTAGAGTGCAAGGTTGAAGCAAAGCGATATGCCATGAAATTGCCTAACCAGATTAGAATCTCATTACTAATATCACTATGGCGTATCAGTTGACTTATCATGGTCTTCCCATTTTCAAGGAACAATATATTTCTATAGTACTTTACACCTGATCCACCAATCAAGCAACACCACTAGTCTAAATCCATTCCTGATTGGGTATTACAAATTACAATAGCCAAAAGAAGgtgtataaattaacatgaaaattacGAACTCACTCAGATTTGCACTTTCTACTCACAATTACAGGAtctatatcaatttttaaccAAGTGGCATTTAGTGaggaaaacaaaataagagaCTCCAGCATCCACTGGAGATACTATGTCTATCCCACTGGCTGTGCGCCACCAAAAGAACTTCCTCCCTGGTAAAAAGTGTTCCCGCTTGATTGGAAGTAGGAAATTGCTGCCCATACAACACGTAGAAGCAGGATCACTGTGAAGACAGTACT
The Ricinus communis isolate WT05 ecotype wild-type chromosome 1, ASM1957865v1, whole genome shotgun sequence DNA segment above includes these coding regions:
- the LOC8287056 gene encoding transcription factor BHLH089 isoform X1, yielding MDPPVLMNDGSYNLAEIWPFPVNGNGRGQFGQNLGAQFLDSNRDVSGNDLMILDRRGARGGGGAKRRHDVVEDDSTKVVSSSNGNGNGNGNAVNDSDAKRLKTSGNLDENHDSKSEAEPSSGKHVEQNTQPPELPKQDYIHVRARRGQATDSHSLAERARREKISERMKILQDLVPGCNKVIGKALVLDEIINYIQSLQRQVEFLSMKLEAVNTRMTPGIEAFPSKDFGQQTFDAAGMAFGSQATRDYNRGTSPEWLHMQVGGGFERTS
- the LOC8287056 gene encoding transcription factor BHLH089 isoform X2 yields the protein MDPPVLMNDGSYNLAEIWPFPVNGNGRGQFGQNLGAQFLDSNRDVSGNDLMILDRRGARGGGGAKRRHDVVEDDSTKVVSSSNGNGNGNGNANDSDAKRLKTSGNLDENHDSKSEAEPSSGKHVEQNTQPPELPKQDYIHVRARRGQATDSHSLAERARREKISERMKILQDLVPGCNKVIGKALVLDEIINYIQSLQRQVEFLSMKLEAVNTRMTPGIEAFPSKDFGQQTFDAAGMAFGSQATRDYNRGTSPEWLHMQVGGGFERTS
- the LOC8287056 gene encoding transcription factor BHLH089 isoform X3: MDPPVLMNDGSYNLAEIWPFPVNGNGRGQFGQNLGAQFLDSNRDVSGNDLMILDRRGARGGGGAKRRHDVVEDDSTKNDSDAKRLKTSGNLDENHDSKSEAEPSSGKHVEQNTQPPELPKQDYIHVRARRGQATDSHSLAERARREKISERMKILQDLVPGCNKVIGKALVLDEIINYIQSLQRQVEFLSMKLEAVNTRMTPGIEAFPSKDFGQQTFDAAGMAFGSQATRDYNRGTSPEWLHMQVGGGFERTS